A genomic window from Leptospira andrefontaineae includes:
- a CDS encoding GNAT family N-acetyltransferase, whose translation MQKENSINVRIASRSDLEELSELFDLYRKFYELPSDLSGAKKFLEDRLLHKDSVLIVAEGGEGLLGFAQLYPIFSSLSMRREYILNDLYIRETERKKGTARKILTEAANHVIEHGGKGMGLETHPDNRHARHLYERFGFKLNEEYLHYYWAVPKEK comes from the coding sequence ATGCAAAAAGAAAATTCAATCAACGTACGAATCGCTAGCCGTTCCGATCTAGAAGAACTTTCGGAATTGTTCGACCTTTATCGTAAATTTTACGAACTCCCTTCCGATCTTTCAGGAGCTAAAAAGTTTTTAGAAGATAGGCTCTTGCATAAGGATTCTGTTTTGATCGTTGCGGAAGGAGGAGAAGGTTTGCTCGGTTTTGCACAACTTTATCCGATCTTCTCTTCTTTGTCCATGAGAAGGGAGTATATACTCAACGATCTGTATATTAGAGAAACGGAACGTAAAAAGGGAACTGCTAGAAAAATCCTGACTGAAGCAGCGAATCATGTAATCGAACATGGCGGAAAGGGAATGGGCTTAGAAACTCATCCGGACAATCGTCATGCGAGACATCTATATGAACGTTTTGGATTTAAATTGAACGAGGAATATCTGCACTACTATTGGGCAGTACCCAAGGAGAAGTAA
- the dnaE gene encoding DNA polymerase III subunit alpha encodes MEDFAHLHLHTTYSMLDGAIRIKELMQHVKELGMSSVAMTDHGNMFGAIEFYNEATKAGVKPIIGCEFYVSPNRKAETEEFKIADGNAYHLILLAKNEVGYKNLIKLASKSYTEGFYKKARIDYDLLDRHSEGLVCLTACLAGEVNRKILEGKAPESFQLAGKLNEIFNKEDFYLEIQNHGIPEQDIVAKGVYDLAQKTGIKLVVTNDSHFLKKDDKEAQDILLRIGMRKNIEDEMEFGFNQHFYVKSPAEMKALFPELPQAYYSTLEVRDKVDLKLKFGNYLLPEFKVPDGFDEYGFMEKLVWEGILQRYSQVTPEIKERVEFELNTIKNMHFAGYFLIVQDYINFAKKTGIPVGPGRGSAAGSIVAYALGITNVEPLQFNLLFERFLNPDRKDMPDIDTDFCVERREEVINYIRQKYGEDRVGQIITFGSLGAKAALKDVARVMNLPFEESNKLTSYCPSKPGITIDEALAMSGDLKQASEKDDLNKKIFAIAKRLEGNHRQPGRHAAGVVISPFPLEEVVPLSTVAEKDKPGVRSIVTQYEKNNLESVGLIKMDILGLKNLTTLNYAIKLVRERRGIELDLDKIPLDNANTYALLRKANTLGIFQLESTGITDLVARSQVSNFDEIVALIALYRPGPMESGMLEEYLERKSGKKPVTYPHSSTESILKETFGLTVYQEQVMSISRVVGGYTMGESDMLRKAMAKKKKELMDPLRIKFIDGAQAQGHAKKFAEELFDQLEKFGGYGFNKSHSVAYALVTYQTAYMKANYPTEYMAALLAGDHSKTTDITKYINNAREMGINVLTPDVNESDVSFSVIDDQTIRFGISAMKGVGEGAAENIIKARKNLGGFKEITEFMTNIDTRVLNKKILEALVQGGALDSFGYTRKCLFESMDSLVSFAQKEQERSREGQFSLFGDSGLSYELKLPKDADEWEMEDRLRREKSVTGLFLSGHPLDKYKGHLKSLNSVPIETLDNIKAGNKVEVAGILTSLKIKFTKKKEEFVNFKLEDRTGEIECVAFPKVYQKFKEIIKEDQAVFLKGDLDRIEAGESELRGQIKVNSFEILNDATIEDKMEKALHIKLGDRHRKMPDIIGQLHTLLAAYQGNSQVYFHLISGDEEKKVIRAHNHYSVQPNPELMNRLVTLLGEDTVFESFGDNVRLYGTNGTKQAVKI; translated from the coding sequence ATGGAAGACTTCGCCCACCTTCATCTCCACACAACTTACTCGATGCTCGACGGGGCCATCCGAATCAAAGAGCTAATGCAGCATGTTAAGGAGCTTGGAATGAGCTCCGTGGCAATGACCGACCATGGAAACATGTTCGGCGCCATTGAATTTTATAATGAAGCAACCAAAGCCGGAGTTAAACCGATCATCGGCTGTGAATTTTATGTTTCTCCTAACAGAAAAGCGGAAACAGAAGAATTTAAGATCGCCGACGGAAATGCATATCATCTAATCCTTCTTGCTAAAAATGAAGTGGGTTACAAAAACCTAATAAAGCTCGCAAGTAAATCCTATACCGAAGGTTTTTATAAAAAAGCAAGGATCGACTATGATCTTCTTGATAGACATAGCGAAGGCCTAGTCTGTCTTACTGCTTGTCTCGCAGGTGAAGTGAATCGCAAAATTTTAGAAGGTAAAGCACCTGAGTCCTTCCAACTTGCAGGCAAACTAAACGAAATTTTTAATAAAGAAGATTTCTATCTAGAGATCCAAAACCACGGAATTCCGGAACAAGATATCGTTGCAAAAGGTGTGTACGATCTCGCTCAAAAAACAGGGATTAAATTAGTAGTCACGAACGATTCTCACTTCTTAAAAAAAGACGATAAAGAAGCCCAAGACATTCTTCTTCGTATTGGAATGAGAAAAAACATCGAAGACGAAATGGAATTCGGGTTTAATCAGCACTTCTACGTCAAAAGTCCTGCAGAAATGAAAGCACTCTTCCCGGAACTTCCTCAAGCATATTATTCTACTTTAGAAGTTCGCGATAAAGTAGATCTCAAATTAAAATTCGGGAATTATCTTCTACCGGAATTTAAGGTTCCCGACGGTTTCGATGAATACGGTTTTATGGAAAAACTGGTTTGGGAAGGAATTCTCCAACGTTATTCTCAGGTTACTCCAGAGATCAAAGAAAGAGTAGAATTCGAACTAAACACGATTAAGAACATGCACTTTGCAGGTTATTTCTTGATCGTTCAGGATTATATTAACTTCGCCAAAAAAACAGGGATACCTGTTGGTCCAGGAAGAGGATCCGCGGCCGGTTCTATCGTAGCATATGCACTTGGAATCACAAACGTAGAACCTCTACAATTCAATCTACTCTTCGAAAGATTTTTGAATCCGGACAGAAAGGACATGCCGGATATAGATACGGACTTCTGCGTAGAACGTCGAGAAGAAGTAATCAATTATATCCGCCAAAAGTACGGAGAAGATAGAGTCGGTCAGATCATCACATTCGGATCTTTAGGTGCAAAGGCTGCACTCAAAGACGTTGCTCGAGTAATGAATCTTCCATTCGAAGAGTCTAATAAACTCACAAGTTATTGTCCAAGTAAACCTGGTATCACAATCGACGAAGCACTGGCTATGTCCGGAGACTTAAAACAAGCCAGTGAAAAAGACGACTTAAACAAAAAGATATTCGCAATCGCAAAACGTTTAGAGGGAAACCATAGGCAACCCGGCCGCCATGCTGCAGGTGTAGTGATCTCTCCTTTTCCTTTGGAGGAAGTTGTTCCTCTTTCCACAGTTGCAGAGAAAGATAAACCAGGTGTTCGTTCTATCGTAACCCAATACGAAAAAAACAACTTGGAATCCGTCGGCCTTATCAAGATGGATATCTTGGGTCTTAAAAACTTAACGACCCTAAACTATGCTATCAAACTTGTAAGAGAAAGAAGAGGGATCGAATTAGATTTAGATAAAATTCCTCTGGATAACGCAAACACTTACGCATTATTAAGAAAAGCGAATACGCTTGGGATCTTCCAGTTAGAATCCACCGGTATTACAGATCTAGTGGCTCGAAGCCAGGTCTCCAATTTTGACGAGATCGTAGCCTTGATCGCACTCTATCGACCTGGTCCAATGGAATCAGGAATGTTAGAAGAATATTTGGAACGTAAGAGCGGTAAAAAGCCCGTTACGTATCCGCATTCCTCCACCGAATCTATCCTAAAGGAAACATTCGGACTCACTGTTTACCAAGAGCAGGTAATGAGTATCTCCCGAGTTGTGGGCGGATACACCATGGGCGAATCGGATATGCTCCGAAAAGCTATGGCCAAGAAGAAAAAAGAACTTATGGATCCGCTGCGGATCAAGTTCATCGATGGTGCCCAAGCACAAGGCCATGCTAAAAAATTCGCAGAAGAACTTTTCGATCAGTTGGAAAAATTCGGAGGATACGGATTCAACAAATCCCATTCCGTGGCTTACGCGTTAGTCACCTACCAAACCGCTTATATGAAGGCCAATTACCCAACAGAGTATATGGCTGCATTACTCGCTGGAGATCATTCCAAAACTACTGATATCACAAAATATATTAATAACGCTCGCGAAATGGGGATCAATGTTTTGACCCCCGACGTAAACGAGTCCGACGTATCCTTCTCCGTGATCGATGACCAAACGATTCGATTCGGTATTTCCGCAATGAAAGGTGTGGGAGAAGGCGCGGCGGAAAATATTATCAAAGCTAGAAAAAACCTCGGAGGTTTCAAAGAGATCACCGAGTTCATGACCAATATAGATACTAGAGTATTGAACAAAAAAATCCTGGAAGCATTGGTCCAAGGTGGTGCATTAGATTCTTTCGGTTATACTCGAAAATGTTTATTCGAGTCCATGGATAGTTTGGTTTCTTTCGCACAAAAAGAACAAGAACGATCTAGAGAAGGTCAATTCTCTCTTTTCGGAGACAGCGGACTTAGCTACGAATTAAAACTTCCTAAAGATGCAGATGAATGGGAAATGGAAGATAGACTTCGAAGAGAAAAATCTGTAACTGGTCTTTTCCTTTCAGGGCACCCATTAGATAAATACAAAGGCCACTTAAAAAGTCTAAACTCGGTCCCGATTGAAACATTAGACAATATTAAAGCAGGCAATAAGGTAGAAGTAGCAGGAATTCTTACTTCCTTGAAGATCAAGTTCACCAAGAAAAAAGAGGAATTCGTAAACTTCAAACTGGAAGATCGCACAGGAGAAATTGAATGTGTGGCCTTCCCTAAAGTGTATCAAAAATTTAAAGAAATCATCAAAGAAGATCAGGCAGTATTCCTAAAGGGAGATCTTGATAGGATAGAAGCAGGAGAATCCGAACTAAGAGGACAGATCAAAGTAAACAGTTTCGAGATCTTGAACGATGCCACCATCGAAGACAAAATGGAAAAGGCACTTCATATCAAACTCGGAGACCGACATAGAAAAATGCCGGATATTATTGGACAACTGCATACTTTACTCGCTGCTTACCAGGGAAATTCCCAAGTATATTTCCATCTGATCTCGGGGGACGAAGAGAAGAAGGTAATCCGCGCTCATAATCATTATTCAGTGCAACCGAATCCTGAACTGATGAATCGATTGGTTACGTTACTCGGAGAAGATACGGTTTTCGAAAGTTTCGGAGATAACGTAAGACTCTACGGAACGAACGGAACTAAACAAGCGGTTAAGATTTAA
- a CDS encoding ABC transporter ATP-binding protein, translating into MSIIKIRNLVKKYHILEKEFSVLDGLDMDVEEGEIFSIEGKSGIGKSTLLNILGAMDSFDLGEVEICGINLNNLDEKGKENFRAEKIAFIFQHHLLLPDFSALENVSIPLLIKGYSTSKAEKEAISMLEKVGLKERIHSHPSQLSGGESARVGVARALVAGKRLILADEPTGNLDRENSRNLMNLIQELQKDLRFSLILVTHDMELAALAHKRNQIFQGKLKPAVVPQTV; encoded by the coding sequence GTGAGTATTATTAAGATCCGAAATCTGGTTAAAAAATATCATATCCTGGAAAAGGAATTTTCCGTACTAGATGGATTGGATATGGACGTGGAAGAAGGTGAGATCTTCTCCATCGAAGGAAAATCCGGGATAGGAAAATCAACTCTTCTCAATATACTAGGTGCAATGGATAGTTTCGATTTAGGTGAGGTCGAAATTTGCGGTATCAATCTGAACAATTTAGATGAGAAGGGAAAAGAAAATTTCCGCGCGGAAAAGATCGCATTCATCTTCCAACATCATCTTCTTCTTCCTGATTTTTCAGCTTTGGAAAATGTAAGCATTCCACTTTTGATCAAAGGTTATTCTACTTCTAAAGCGGAGAAGGAAGCAATCTCCATGTTGGAGAAAGTAGGTTTGAAAGAAAGGATACATTCTCACCCTTCTCAATTGTCCGGAGGAGAAAGTGCAAGAGTGGGAGTGGCAAGAGCTTTAGTTGCCGGAAAAAGACTCATACTTGCAGATGAACCTACTGGAAATTTGGATAGGGAAAATTCCAGAAATCTAATGAATCTGATCCAAGAATTACAAAAGGATCTTAGATTCAGTCTAATACTAGTGACCCACGATATGGAACTGGCGGCGCTTGCTCATAAAAGAAACCAGATCTTCCAAGGAAAACTCAAACCCGCAGTGGTCCCTCAAACGGTATAA
- a CDS encoding ParA family protein yields the protein MKQTLCIANQKGGVGKTTTSVHLAVGLARKGERVLLIDLDAQSNASSVFSESSSKNGKDSFLLFSEKVPIRELITPTRIPGLSLLPASSKLSQIDVLLSGKMDGFFVLKEALETVTNDFDWVVIDCPPSLSLITMNAFVAATGLIVPLQISKFSLDGIEAILEAKNHTVKRFNPDLKILGALLTLFQQRTTMSQTVVPMIEEHLRLFESKIPPSVAVEEAHLLNQSLYEYQPKNKTTKAYQQFTDEVYSLGG from the coding sequence ATGAAACAAACTCTTTGTATAGCCAACCAAAAAGGGGGGGTGGGTAAAACGACTACTTCCGTCCATCTTGCTGTCGGTCTTGCCAGAAAGGGAGAAAGGGTTTTACTAATAGACCTGGATGCCCAAAGCAATGCGAGTTCCGTGTTTTCGGAATCTTCTTCCAAAAATGGTAAAGACTCTTTTTTACTTTTTAGTGAGAAGGTCCCAATTCGTGAACTGATCACTCCAACCCGAATCCCGGGTTTAAGTTTGCTTCCTGCTTCTTCTAAACTTTCTCAAATAGATGTTCTTCTTTCCGGAAAAATGGACGGCTTTTTTGTTCTGAAGGAAGCCTTGGAAACTGTCACAAATGATTTTGATTGGGTGGTAATCGATTGTCCTCCAAGTCTTTCTTTGATCACGATGAATGCTTTTGTCGCAGCGACGGGACTTATTGTTCCATTACAGATCTCTAAGTTTTCTTTGGATGGGATAGAAGCGATCTTAGAAGCCAAAAATCATACGGTAAAAAGGTTTAACCCTGATTTGAAAATTTTAGGAGCATTATTGACCTTATTCCAACAAAGGACCACGATGTCTCAAACGGTGGTTCCTATGATTGAAGAACATCTTCGTTTATTCGAATCTAAAATTCCACCTTCTGTTGCAGTAGAAGAGGCGCATCTATTGAATCAGTCATTGTACGAATACCAACCCAAAAATAAAACGACCAAGGCATACCAACAATTTACAGACGAGGTCTATTCCCTTGGCGGGTAA
- a CDS encoding LIC_10230 family protein — translation MKSRIKLTITYIIPFVLLLVSGFQLFLQPTFLNTNDTATMEALLDGTAREPISGFYFQGGAISQMLLTEKILKEIEDPSLPNDSQPEEIKNRLGRVLLGQRLQIFFYVFLAALSLTSFLSLYFRAFFYTFLNRILYFFGFIHGLFSMPNIALAGASSGRMEDLFWVIPSLFLAFAWIIGMVYLMFSIGKLFSKDDADRFYSLKNLREDESEFRSEGNRNNSFVTVLLHFLGIVALGTLIGNIVYIPLFVLQKNYSEPFGILIAGAVVAVSAFYIRNYLKFGKSPELSTYQNLALGISYLQVRFIRIALMILLVLVLVVVFILFLFNLLTINFGILESLFPSIDSRQNL, via the coding sequence ATGAAATCTCGCATTAAATTGACCATCACCTATATTATTCCTTTCGTACTTCTGCTGGTCAGCGGGTTTCAACTTTTCCTACAACCTACTTTTCTAAACACCAATGATACTGCTACTATGGAAGCTTTGTTGGATGGAACTGCAAGAGAACCAATCTCCGGATTTTATTTTCAGGGTGGGGCAATTTCTCAAATGCTTCTGACTGAAAAAATTTTGAAAGAAATTGAAGATCCAAGTCTTCCGAATGATTCTCAACCGGAAGAGATCAAAAACAGATTGGGAAGAGTTTTACTCGGACAAAGATTGCAGATTTTCTTTTACGTATTCTTAGCGGCATTATCTCTAACTTCTTTTCTTTCTCTTTATTTCAGAGCATTCTTCTATACTTTCTTGAACCGAATTTTATACTTTTTCGGTTTTATTCACGGGCTTTTCAGTATGCCGAATATCGCATTGGCAGGTGCAAGCTCAGGAAGAATGGAAGATCTTTTTTGGGTGATACCTTCTCTATTCTTGGCATTTGCTTGGATCATAGGTATGGTTTATCTGATGTTTTCCATCGGAAAACTTTTCTCTAAGGACGATGCAGATCGTTTTTATTCTCTTAAAAATCTGAGAGAAGATGAATCGGAGTTTAGATCCGAAGGTAATCGGAATAATTCTTTTGTTACTGTACTTCTCCACTTTTTAGGGATCGTGGCATTAGGAACCTTGATCGGAAATATAGTTTATATTCCGTTATTCGTTCTCCAAAAAAATTATTCGGAACCTTTCGGTATCTTGATCGCTGGAGCGGTTGTTGCCGTTTCAGCATTTTATATCCGAAATTATCTCAAATTCGGAAAAAGTCCCGAATTGAGCACTTACCAGAACTTGGCTTTGGGAATCAGTTATCTGCAGGTCAGATTTATCAGGATCGCTTTGATGATACTTTTGGTTTTAGTTCTGGTCGTTGTATTTATTCTTTTCTTATTCAATTTACTTACGATCAACTTCGGGATCTTAGAATCCTTGTTTCCATCCATCGACAGTAGACAGAATCTCTAA
- a CDS encoding ABC transporter permease produces MNFFFHRSPLILLLTSRYIRGSRVTGLLSIKSRISFIVMAVGVALLIVVLSIFNGFQRQLKESLWQGGEHITIESSSNGGEIRDYQKIIKYIQNDLDLKDRIISVEGGIQSHGLIQRYNVFYPVLIKAVAVPSVDALIEHKLHNFPRIVHYDREELSHLNRESYIILGKEMEDLYNFSLGKQLTLAVPGGRFSLGKGVEVSVQNFRVSGFFKTGNYKFDSSFVYMSLPVAQKFFKMKDSVNQITIKAKSLDDLAISKRKLYKLFNSLEFEQEIDAASSLSVRTIAEEQENLLAALQLEKTIISIIVFLFIILAALGMVASVYSLVRAKRKSIGVLKALGLPASDILLIFTLNAMLVGILASLTGGVGGVFLANSLDTIIGYIEEIINLLGPSFTGSDWTPVELVPKRIYYFDKLPVDINIPFIFMVTTAATILSGIAGYFPARWAASLNPVDTIRND; encoded by the coding sequence ATGAATTTCTTCTTTCATAGATCCCCCCTAATCCTGCTTCTCACATCCCGATATATCCGAGGATCCAGAGTCACGGGATTGCTTTCGATCAAGTCCAGGATTTCGTTTATCGTTATGGCTGTTGGAGTTGCCCTTCTCATTGTAGTACTTTCTATCTTTAACGGATTCCAAAGGCAACTTAAGGAATCTCTGTGGCAAGGCGGAGAACATATTACAATTGAAAGCAGTTCCAATGGCGGAGAGATCCGAGACTACCAAAAGATCATCAAATATATACAAAACGATCTCGATCTAAAAGACAGGATTATCTCTGTCGAAGGTGGGATCCAAAGTCATGGACTCATCCAAAGATATAATGTATTTTATCCCGTTCTCATCAAGGCAGTTGCTGTTCCGAGTGTGGATGCATTGATAGAACATAAACTTCATAACTTCCCAAGAATAGTTCATTACGATAGAGAAGAACTAAGTCACCTGAACCGAGAAAGTTATATCATCCTGGGAAAAGAGATGGAGGACCTTTACAATTTCAGTTTAGGCAAACAACTTACTTTAGCGGTTCCAGGGGGAAGGTTCTCTCTTGGAAAAGGTGTCGAAGTAAGCGTTCAAAATTTTAGAGTGTCCGGATTTTTTAAAACGGGGAACTATAAGTTCGATTCCAGTTTTGTTTATATGTCCTTACCGGTTGCTCAGAAATTCTTTAAAATGAAAGATTCTGTAAATCAGATCACTATCAAGGCAAAGTCTTTGGATGACCTTGCGATCAGCAAACGTAAACTGTACAAACTATTCAATAGTTTAGAGTTTGAACAAGAAATAGATGCGGCTTCTTCTTTATCTGTTAGGACGATCGCCGAAGAACAAGAGAATCTTTTAGCTGCGCTCCAGTTGGAAAAGACGATCATCTCTATTATTGTTTTCTTATTTATTATCTTGGCCGCGCTTGGAATGGTCGCTTCCGTCTATTCTCTAGTGAGAGCAAAACGTAAATCGATCGGAGTTTTAAAAGCACTCGGACTTCCCGCCTCCGATATTCTTTTGATCTTTACATTGAATGCGATGCTTGTTGGGATCTTGGCTTCTTTGACTGGAGGAGTGGGTGGCGTATTCTTAGCAAACTCACTCGATACTATTATAGGTTATATAGAAGAGATCATCAATTTGTTGGGACCTTCTTTCACCGGTTCCGATTGGACTCCTGTAGAGTTAGTTCCTAAACGTATTTATTATTTCGATAAACTGCCAGTGGATATCAATATACCTTTTATTTTTATGGTAACTACTGCAGCTACGATACTTTCCGGAATTGCAGGATACTTCCCCGCGAGATGGGCCGCAAGTCTGAATCCTGTCGACACCATAAGGAACGACTAA
- a CDS encoding toxin-antitoxin system YwqK family antitoxin produces MKFSKFIIFFICSFLFVCESAERPQGLPAGAKYDKNMNAFILNEPNLARIYYDNGKLYFECPLDENKLYHGLCKSYLRSEEGISSIGKYEHGSKIGDWVWYFADGKPYIKQRFGSQTKDEFAQINGDEGNEEGPYERYYPEGSLEVKGNYKNGKKSDFWQKYFKDGELEYSGYYSKGKKIRTWFYYFPNRQTESVEVFDENGIFLSRTIFSPAGKVLCEVQKKESNCG; encoded by the coding sequence ATGAAATTTTCAAAATTTATAATATTCTTCATTTGTTCGTTTTTATTCGTTTGTGAATCCGCAGAAAGACCCCAAGGTCTTCCTGCAGGCGCAAAATACGACAAAAACATGAACGCATTCATTTTGAATGAGCCGAATCTTGCTAGAATATATTATGATAATGGAAAGTTATATTTTGAATGTCCTTTAGATGAAAATAAACTCTATCATGGACTATGTAAATCTTATCTCAGATCCGAAGAAGGTATATCTTCTATTGGAAAATACGAACATGGCTCCAAAATAGGAGACTGGGTTTGGTATTTTGCAGACGGCAAACCTTATATCAAACAAAGATTCGGAAGCCAGACCAAAGACGAATTCGCCCAAATTAATGGGGACGAAGGAAACGAAGAAGGTCCGTATGAGAGATATTATCCGGAAGGTTCTTTAGAAGTAAAAGGCAATTATAAGAACGGAAAAAAATCCGATTTCTGGCAAAAATACTTCAAAGACGGAGAATTAGAATATTCAGGTTATTATTCCAAAGGAAAAAAGATCCGCACTTGGTTCTATTATTTCCCTAACAGACAAACCGAATCTGTCGAAGTTTTTGATGAGAATGGAATCTTCTTATCTAGAACGATCTTTTCTCCAGCCGGAAAAGTTCTCTGCGAAGTTCAGAAAAAAGAATCTAACTGCGGATAA
- the gatB gene encoding Asp-tRNA(Asn)/Glu-tRNA(Gln) amidotransferase subunit GatB gives MEYEVIIGLEVHAQLNTDSKVFSDSPSKFGAAPNSQVSSVCLGLPGSLPVLNEEALTKAIMAGLAFGSNITLHTKFDRKNYFYPDLPKGYQISQFDRPICEGGKIFFTVKGEDKPRFVNLTRIHIEEDAGKLIHSADPKIPQSYVDLNRAGTPLIEIVSEPDMRSSDEAYYYLLALKSVLRYIRVSDCNMEEGSLRCDANVSIRPKGSDKFGTRVEIKNLNSFKAVKAAIDYEVEWQRDMYTQGKTFPQQTKLWDSASNVTLTMRTKEMSHDYRYFPDPDLPPVILTKETVEDIRKSLPELPDARRDRFVEKLGLPKYDAEVLTAEREIADYYESALKVSGDAKKTSNWVKDEVLGIVNKESITISEFKVGPERIGGLVKLIADGKISGKIGKTVFEEMLGTDKDPETIVTEKNLIVVRDDKEIERIVDEAIAANEDAVQKYKSGKDRALGAIVGYVMKVSKGKADPNLVNQMLLDKLGPLPPKG, from the coding sequence ATGGAATACGAAGTAATCATCGGTTTGGAAGTGCACGCTCAATTAAACACGGATTCCAAAGTTTTCTCCGATAGTCCTTCCAAGTTCGGAGCCGCTCCTAATTCGCAGGTGTCCTCAGTTTGTTTGGGACTGCCTGGTTCATTGCCTGTATTAAACGAAGAAGCTTTGACCAAGGCGATCATGGCCGGTCTGGCATTCGGCTCCAATATTACTCTTCATACTAAGTTCGATCGAAAAAATTATTTCTATCCGGACCTTCCAAAAGGTTACCAAATTTCACAATTCGACAGACCGATCTGCGAAGGTGGAAAAATCTTTTTCACGGTTAAGGGAGAAGATAAACCTAGATTCGTAAACCTCACGCGTATTCATATAGAAGAAGATGCCGGAAAATTAATACATTCCGCAGATCCTAAAATTCCTCAGTCTTATGTGGACTTGAACCGTGCAGGAACTCCTCTAATAGAGATCGTTTCCGAGCCGGACATGCGCTCTTCCGACGAGGCATACTATTATCTTTTAGCTCTCAAATCAGTTCTTAGATATATTAGGGTTTCCGATTGTAATATGGAAGAAGGTTCGCTTCGCTGTGACGCGAACGTTTCCATTCGTCCAAAAGGTTCTGACAAATTCGGAACAAGGGTAGAGATAAAAAACCTAAACTCATTTAAAGCAGTCAAAGCAGCCATTGATTATGAAGTAGAATGGCAAAGAGACATGTATACTCAGGGAAAAACTTTCCCTCAACAGACCAAACTTTGGGACTCCGCATCCAACGTGACTCTCACAATGAGAACGAAAGAGATGAGTCATGATTATAGATATTTCCCGGATCCGGATCTTCCTCCTGTAATTCTTACCAAAGAAACTGTAGAGGATATCCGCAAATCTCTTCCGGAACTTCCTGATGCAAGAAGAGACAGATTCGTAGAAAAACTGGGACTTCCTAAATATGATGCAGAAGTTCTCACTGCGGAAAGGGAAATCGCAGACTATTATGAAAGTGCTCTTAAAGTTTCCGGAGACGCTAAAAAAACTTCCAACTGGGTCAAAGACGAAGTATTAGGAATTGTTAATAAAGAAAGTATTACGATCTCCGAATTCAAAGTAGGACCTGAAAGAATAGGCGGCTTAGTAAAACTAATCGCTGACGGAAAAATTTCAGGTAAAATAGGTAAAACCGTCTTCGAAGAAATGCTCGGAACAGACAAAGATCCGGAAACAATCGTAACCGAAAAAAATCTGATCGTTGTTCGTGATGACAAAGAGATAGAAAGGATCGTAGACGAGGCGATTGCAGCAAACGAAGACGCTGTCCAAAAATACAAATCCGGCAAGGACAGAGCTCTCGGTGCGATCGTAGGCTATGTGATGAAGGTTTCCAAAGGAAAAGCGGATCCGAATTTAGTGAACCAGATGTTACTGGATAAATTAGGACCTTTGCCTCCTAAGGGTTGA